In Granulicella mallensis MP5ACTX8, the sequence GCCTGACGTATACACCAACTGGGTAGTCGGATTTACGGCAACAAACTGCGCTGTAACGTTGGACACCGTAGCCTGGAGCGTGTTGGTGGAACCGTCGATCACGGCAAGCTGCGAAGACTGGGGGCTCGCGACAAAGGTCAGGTTTGTGAACGAATCCACATCCACGCCCATCGGAAAGGCACCAACCGAAACATTCGCAACAGCGTGGCCAAGCGGACCGAATACACCGGTCAAAGACGGACCGTCGAACTCCTGGTCCGTTACAAACACATCTCCAGTAAGGATGTTCACTGCCGCACCGACTGTCGTGCTTCCGAAGGTGATTGTCTTCAGAATCTGCTTGTTCGAGGCGTTTACAACAGCGGTCTGGTTAGTGCCGTAGGGGACGTAGAGCAGGTTCAGAATCGGATTCAGAGCGATCGCACTGGGAGAGTTGCCGTTGAGGCTGATCGAGCCGACCACCGTGGCTTTCCCGCCATTGATAATGTCGATCACGTTATCGTTTGCATTGGCTACATATACCAGCCCGTCCAGCGGATTCACTACGATGCCGGCCAAGCCGAAGCCACGGGTTGTGCTGACCGGAATGGTAGCCACAACACGATCTTTATTACCGTCGATCACCGTTACGGTGCAGGCGGTCGGTGTAACCGTGTTGTTGCAGCCAGCTACGTAGATCCGGTTGGAAAGATAGTCGACTGTGGGGAATAACGATCCTGCGGGGAGCGGGATGTTTGTGGTAACCGTGTTGGAGGCTCCGTCGATAACCGCAAGGTTGAAGACTGTGCTGGTTACGTCGGGAGCTACCACATAAATCTTGTTCCGCACCGGATCGACGGAGATGCCGTTCGTCGCGGCCGGGAAGGTGATGACAGTCGAGATCGTTTGCGCGCCTGCTACCACCGAGGTAGTTGCGGCAACAGCGGCCAAGGCCATAAGTCTGCATACGTGATTCAGCATGGAATCTCCTTTGTTTTGTTGAGTTGAATGGATGACATCTGGTCCGATCGTTATAGCCTGCTGAGAACCTCGAAGAGATTCCGTGGGAAACCTTCTCAAAACGTGGCCTATATCTGTACGTACATCCCAGCAGCACAGCAACCCGCAACGCCATACGCCAATCATGCGTTGAGCGTTTAACGCTGTTGCGGATCTACTGGTATTGACCTCTGGACACACCTCCTCTCAACGCAGCGGCTATTAAGTGTCGGTAAATCCGTTGCCGAAAAGTGACCGAACAGGACACAGGAGAAGGCTCTTGTGTAGATCACAGTTTTGAGCATGAAAATATAGGGTGCCCGGAGTGGCCAGTATGTTCGTTTCACTGGATGGACGATATACGTCTCGGGAAACGAGCTCTTCACCATTTGGTCTCACGTTTGTGCGAAGCGGTTCGACACGACCGCCGCGAGTTTCAGATAATGGACTTTGGGATTAGCTTCTCAAGCGTGCGCTACTCGCTACAGGAAGCCTACGTCCTCTGAAACGGAGATCCGGCTTGCGTTCTCGATTGACGACTCGGCATCGTGTTGCGCTCGCCGAGGTGTTGGCGGTGCTTTTCATGGGCCTGATTGCCGCCGCAGCCCATACGACTGGCGTTAGCCTTCTGCTTTTTCCCGAGCTCGCCGCTCTATCTCATGACGTGTTCACCCGGCCACGCGGCAAGTGGGCGAGTCAACCTTTTCGCCTGATCCTCACCCCAACGCTGAGCGGAGCCGCAGGGCTGCTCATCTCGCGATACACACACTACGGTGCTCTTCAGATATTGCTCATCACGCTGGTGAGTCTTGCCGTCATTCGCCTGCTTCGGTCTGCTATCGGGCCGGCAATCTCCGCAGGGGTCTTGCCACTGGTTTTGGGCGAACGGCATTGGGCGTATCCATTGGCTATTCTCATCGGACTGGCGAGCCTCGCCCTCTCGCTATGGATATGGAAAGCTTTCACGTTACGCGATGAAGAGTTGTTTTCAGAAACGCCGGCGAACTCCATCGACGATGCTCTGGAGGCCCGTCCTGATGACCGTTTCTGGCTCGCGCACCTTCTCGCCTTCGTCCTGGTTCTGGCCTCGATTGGACAACTCACAGGCCTGCACTTCCTCTTGTTCCCACCGCTGATTGTGATGGCCTATGAGCTGTTTGGCCATCCGAAGTTGCCGGGATGGATCAAACGTCCAGCGTTGTTCCCGCTTACCTGTTTTCTGACCGCAGGAGTTGGCTTCGGCTTGTTGCGTTTACTTGGAAACAATCTGTTAAGCGTTGTGCTGACGGTTGCGCTTTCAATTCTCGTACTTCGGATCTTTCGCGCCCACATGCCACCAGCCCTCGCTGTGGGATTGCTGCCATACGTGATGGAGACTCCAAGTATCTGGTACCCCATATCGGTTGGGTTGGGAACGGCTTTCTTAAGCCTGTGGTTTGCCGCACGCGTTCGCTTGCAGCGCGGCCGATCTTTTTCCGAGGAGTCCACCCATCAGGAAAAAGACACCGCCGGTTGTCAGAAGAGTCGATGACTGAAATCCTGGTACAGAGCGGTACCGCAAAGACGGCTAATAGGCAGCTCCTTAGGCGGACCAAGCACTCATGAAGCGTGCTTTCCCATCATCTTGATGAAGTAGAACGTCATACGCGTCTCGCCCGTATTCCTCACGCCATGCAGCACATTGGCTTCGGCAAACACCATGTCACCCATCTTTACTTGCGTCGCGACGCCGTCGAGAAAAAACTCTCCAGCTCCTTCGCCCACAATCATGATCTCTTCCTCAGGATGGCGATGCGGCGGATGGGGCTGCGCTCCCGGCTCCAAGGTCACCAACCCCGAGGCAAGCGCAGCGAGCTGCTCCGTCGGACCGTTGAAGTGCACATAGGCTTTTGCTCCGGGCGCGGCTCCCTCTGGCTGAATGCCTTCAGCCTTCACGACACCGCTCCGCAGCAGAGCGCCACCGGTCCTGGTGTCCACATGCGTAATCTGCTGCCCGGACTGCGCCAGCACCTCCGGAAACATCGTGGCTCCCGGCAACGCGACCGCTGAGATCAGAAATCCTCGTCTGTTCATCGTCCCTCTCCGCAGCCAGTTTATATCCCTGCGCGATCCATCTTCAGTGATGACGGCAACAAGGATTTTGCCGCAAGTCGTAGTACGGCTCCCACACCCTGGGGCATGAGCCCGAGGAGTCGGCAATATTTTTTTTGCAAATTCAGGGAACCATAGAAAAACTCCCTTCGTATGAGTCTATGTAAGCAGAGATGAGATCGCTAAGCGGCAAACAACGCCAGGCGAATAACCCACAACCGAAAAGTTGAATGCTTTTCCACCAGCGGTCGCAGCCCCCGTGCGCGACAAAGGAGACCTACCTATGTACTTAGCTATCACAACAATCGTCCTCGCCCTCACCGTGTTCGTTCCGTCCTTCATCGGACTTCGCGCAAGCACCAATGCCAACTGGCGCTCGCTGTAATCGCAAACGGAACACAACAACAAAATCCAACCATTCACCCAACAAGGAGATTCACCATGTACTTCGCGACTGAAGTTGCCGTTTTTGCTCTTACCGTTCTTATCCCCTCACTCATCGGTCTGCGCGACCGCACCAACTCGGACTGGCACAACAACTAAACCAACCAGATCAACATGCCGTAGTTTGCGCAGATGGGCCGCCCCAAGGGTGGCCCTTGGTGTGTCCGGACCCTCAAAGAATCCGAATCGCAGAAGCAATGATTTCGTGATCGACGCAGATCAGTGATCCGCCTTGCGTCTTTTCAAAACACGTTCGCATGATTTCGCCAATCGTCCTTTCGCAAACATCGACTAAAAAAGCACCTTTATCTGCTGCGGTGCGGCTGTGTTTTGGAAGTGGAGCAGCAACGTGCGCCCGCTGCGTTGATACTGACTGTTATCAAGTGGTTTTCCATTCAACGTAACCTGTCGCACAGCTTTCCCTAGAAGGATGCGAGCCACGGCTTGTGTCTGGTCGATGCCCTCTGCTTGAAAGGTGAGGCTATCGGCAGAGACCTGTTCGTGAGAGATCTTTGCGGAAGCTGCAACCAGACGGGGAGTAGAAGAGTTGAGAGAATTGACGTCGAGCAAAAGCGCACGTGTGCCCGGCTTGATGATGACGTGGTCGCTCTCCGCTAAATCCGGGTCGAAGAGGTTGATCAGGTCACCCTTGACCACAACCGGCGGCTTCGCGGACGAGGCTACATCCGTGGGGTCCGCATCCAATCCCGCCGCGATCACATACGGCCCGCGCCGAAGTACGAGCGAGCGTGTCTCCTGAAGCGATAGATGAATAGCCCCCGCAGCCGTGTGGAGCAGTGCAAGCAATTGCGCGGACCCCGTGGGGCTGTGAGTAAGAGCAGCCGGACTTTGCGATTCGAAGAGTACAAAGCCTCTTCCAACAGGGTGCAGTCCCGTCGCGTCCGGCGCAATGCCCAGTTCCTGGAATAGCTGCTGCCGGGGAGTCGCGAAATGTTGTCCTCCGGAGTTCCACCAATCACTAGCCTTGTTGTAGGGATCTTTATCATCATCCACAACGATGAGCGCTCCACCAGACCGGACCCATGACGCAAGCGCGGTGTGGAATGCCGGTGATGGCGGCTTCTGGCCATCATAGGTCAGCAACAGAATCTTGTAGGGTTTCAGAAAGCCTGCAGCGGTCGGCTTCTTATAACTGCTTTCTATCTGGACGGGTTCTATCGGCATCCCATGCATCAGCAAAGGAAGCGCAAGCCCATAAAACTCCCCGAGATTGCTGTCAGAAGGCTGCGGTGCGGCGCGCTGGAACATGAGCGTATCGGAGACGAGCACCCCAATGCCCTGTGTCCCTGCTGTCTCCCATCGCTTCGCTGTCGCAGGTTGTTCCATCTCTCCCAGGGCGTGAAAGACAGCCTGCAACTCCGTCTCGTATGCCTTCGGAATCACGGTCTTCACCGGGTCAGGATTGGAATCTGTGGGCTCCACGGAGGGACGCGTGGAGTTCAATCCGAAGATTCTCTCAGGCCATGGAAGCACTTCGTATCGTGACACTGCCGGTTGCAGGAGGGACGCGACCAGTGTGCTCTCCCAGTTGAGGCGGTAGTCGGTCCAGGAATGGCGAGGGTTGTCCTCGATCGGATCGTTGAGGTACCAGATCGGCTTTCCCGAAGAGCGTGCGATGTTCTGGAGCGCTCCATACTCAAGAAACGCGGTCTCAAAGGTTCGCTCCTGAAGCACCCCGTCATATACGTTCGGAGCTCTGGAGGTTCCGGTCCATACCTGAGCGATATAACCGTCCGCGCCGACGTCGAGCAGCGAAGACTCAGGGCTAACAATC encodes:
- a CDS encoding YncE family protein encodes the protein MLNHVCRLMALAAVAATTSVVAGAQTISTVITFPAATNGISVDPVRNKIYVVAPDVTSTVFNLAVIDGASNTVTTNIPLPAGSLFPTVDYLSNRIYVAGCNNTVTPTACTVTVIDGNKDRVVATIPVSTTRGFGLAGIVVNPLDGLVYVANANDNVIDIINGGKATVVGSISLNGNSPSAIALNPILNLLYVPYGTNQTAVVNASNKQILKTITFGSTTVGAAVNILTGDVFVTDQEFDGPSLTGVFGPLGHAVANVSVGAFPMGVDVDSFTNLTFVASPQSSQLAVIDGSTNTLQATVSNVTAQFVAVNPTTQLVYTSGENGVTVLTEK
- a CDS encoding cupin domain-containing protein; protein product: MNRRGFLISAVALPGATMFPEVLAQSGQQITHVDTRTGGALLRSGVVKAEGIQPEGAAPGAKAYVHFNGPTEQLAALASGLVTLEPGAQPHPPHRHPEEEIMIVGEGAGEFFLDGVATQVKMGDMVFAEANVLHGVRNTGETRMTFYFIKMMGKHAS
- a CDS encoding HPP family protein, which gives rise to MRSRLTTRHRVALAEVLAVLFMGLIAAAAHTTGVSLLLFPELAALSHDVFTRPRGKWASQPFRLILTPTLSGAAGLLISRYTHYGALQILLITLVSLAVIRLLRSAIGPAISAGVLPLVLGERHWAYPLAILIGLASLALSLWIWKAFTLRDEELFSETPANSIDDALEARPDDRFWLAHLLAFVLVLASIGQLTGLHFLLFPPLIVMAYELFGHPKLPGWIKRPALFPLTCFLTAGVGFGLLRLLGNNLLSVVLTVALSILVLRIFRAHMPPALAVGLLPYVMETPSIWYPISVGLGTAFLSLWFAARVRLQRGRSFSEESTHQEKDTAGCQKSR